The nucleotide sequence TAATGAAAATTTACAATGCATCAATTTCTCTTACCTCTACATTTCCTCCAATGGAGAATACAGGGCAACCATGTGCAAGTTTCGTTGCCTCTTCTAAAGAAGCTGCCTTTACAACTGAATAACCCAAAATTGACTCTTTAATTTCAGTATAAGGACCGTCTGAAACAACGCTGTCATCTTTTAGCACCTTTCCCGTGTTAACTAATCGATTGCCCCGGTCAGCTAATTTACCTTGAGCTGCAATTCCTGCAACCCAATTCATCCAACTTTGTGTTCTTGCCTGCATCTCTTCTGGTGATGCCTTAGGCATAGCTTTGTAGTCTGCTCTGAAGATCAATAGAAATTCTTTCATTTTATTAAAGTTTTATTGTTATATACCGCAATGACGATTGGAATCTCAAAACGGGGACAAAAGCATATGAACATTTTTTCTAAAAAAAGATTCATGTTATAATAACCTCATCTACTTACACTTAACAATCTCAATTGCATACAAACCTCTGGCAACTGAGATTTGTGCGCCTTCTCTCTTCAATGCAAACTAAAATACTTTTTAAGAATAACAATGTAGGAATGAAAAAGAAATATCACAGATTGATAGTTCTTCGAATAAAAATGACTTAAGCATTTTTTATTCAATAATAGGGAACAGGAACCAGTATTCAAATCTAACTTACCAACTGGTTTTAAAGTATTTATACTAAAAAACTAGATCCAC is from Sporocytophaga myxococcoides DSM 11118 and encodes:
- a CDS encoding YciI family protein, with protein sequence MKEFLLIFRADYKAMPKASPEEMQARTQSWMNWVAGIAAQGKLADRGNRLVNTGKVLKDDSVVSDGPYTEIKESILGYSVVKAASLEEATKLAHGCPVFSIGGNVEVREIDAL